Within Miscanthus floridulus cultivar M001 unplaced genomic scaffold, ASM1932011v1 fs_238_2, whole genome shotgun sequence, the genomic segment GTGAGCCCGATGGCGAGCCACGGGTTCCTGAGCATGAGCCACGCCTCCCACCGGCGTGGTCGGCTCCGGAAGCTCTCCTCCAGCCCTTGCCACGTCGTGCGTAGGTAGTTGCCGCCAGGGTCGTCACCCCTGAACGCGACGCCCTTGCAGAGGTCCGCCAGGCAGGCGGCAACCTCGTCATGGCTGCCGAGGCCGTGCGCGATGATCCCGCGCCTCAACAACAGCTCCACGTCCCGCACCGTGCCGGCCAGCTGCGACAGGAAGACGCAGTACGCCGTCACGTGGCTCCCCGCCTCCGCCGGGTTGCTCTGCTCCAGCGCCATCAGGTTGCGCAGGAGCCGCGACGTCCCGGCGTCGATCTTCAGGCGCGGGATCTCCAGCGTGCCGCCGCGGTTGTCCAACTTCACATCAAGGATCGAGCGAGCTCCTTTGACGACAAGAGGCCAGCTCCTGAACCCCACGCCGACGCAGTAGTACTCTGTCGCCGAGCACCACCGGCCGAACCAATGCTGCTTGCCGATGACTCTGTCGCCGGTCGTGCATGACGACGACAGTGCAACGGTGGGCGTCAGGTGCATGTGCAGCAGATGCAGAAGATTGCTTGGCCCCGGAGGTCCAGCCACCCCCGGCGTCGCCACCGAGTACTGTTGCCCCCGCAGGAGCTCCCGGATGTAGCCCGCGATCGAGTCAGCTACAGAGACGCTGCCACCGTCCGGAGTGGTGAGCTTGTGGATCTCGTCGATGACGAAGAACGGTATCTGGTTCTCCGCGAGGTAGATCACGTCGCGCACCACCCCGATGGCCTCCATCATGTCGCCGCCGTTCCCGCTGCGTCCGCCGGCGTCGACGCCGCCGAAATGGACTAGCACGTAGCATGCGTCAAGCAGCAGCATGCGCACAAAGGCGTTGCTCTCTAGGTTGAGGAAATCATAGCTCTTTTTGGCTCCTCTCCCCtaaggatttggtaccattaccgtcttcttaccccaattccattcagccgcggcaacctcttcttcttcatcgtcttcatagccatcatcgactgaatataGATTAGAGGCTTTgaccattgtggtacttttctagaatcaggtatctctgtgcatattttggaattggctattgagcgctgccactcgttgagccaactgacctaaattgtcaaattcttgctccagcagcttctctctccatgttggcaatattccttaaacggctaaagcagctagctgatcattagtcaagtttaatgagaagcatacaTTTCTAGTCTCTCAAAACCTTTAAAGAAACacggtgcctgattcattagttctctgccttatagtcatcaaatcagtaatcttcttttctcctgtcctagtgtaaaaatatgtatgaaacttcttctctaggtcaacccaattggtaatggagttaactggcaatgatgaaaaccaagtgaaggctggtcctgacagggacaaggagaagaaatgaactcgatgggcctcttcaatggatgcttcgcccaactgtgtaagataccgattgacatgttctatcgtgcttgtgctATCCTGGCCattgaacttagcaaactctgggagcctgtagtttgtaggaagagcgatcaaatcataccattctagatatgagtgtttgtacgagaaggtctgcccttttggcttcaaaccgaaccgatttttcatcatctcggtcactctaagcaacaactcatcagcatttgaatttggatttctctacacctgctgacccatctgagGATTAAAATCCCAGTGTACCTTGATACctggattcagaatcatgtgaagggtgttgtaatccgtgccataatgatattctcatggaatctctatctactgggtcctttgc encodes:
- the LOC136530942 gene encoding uncharacterized protein is translated as MLLLDACYVLVHFGGVDAGGRSGNGGDMMEAIGVVRDVIYLAENQIPFFVIDEIHKLTTPDGGSVSVADSIAGYIRELLRGQQYSVATPGVAGPPGPSNLLHLLHMHLTPTVALSSSCTTGDRVIGKQHWFGRWCSATEYYCVGVGFRSWPLVVKGARSILDVKLDNRGGTLEIPRLKIDAGTSRLLRNLMALEQSNPAEAGSHVTAYCVFLSQLAGTVRDVELLLRRGIIAHGLGSHDEVAACLADLCKGVAFRGDDPGGNYLRTTWQGLEESFRSRPRRWEAWLMLRNPWLAIGLTAAAVGLVCTVVQAVYAVSSYTPNA